The following are encoded in a window of Flavobacterium cupriresistens genomic DNA:
- a CDS encoding tetratricopeptide repeat protein translates to MATYNKRGYKAPKEKEVKEVNEEQQVIIDEKDSTTAGVFSKLDETASKTEDWVAKNQKIIIGLVAGIAVATIGYLAYQKFIEAPKQDEAANEMFVAQQNFQKATDGVASDSLYKLALNGSEGKFGFVKIADEYSGTDAGNLANYYAGMAYLNTGKFDDAIKYLGDFKSEDLILSALAKGAIGDAYSQKNQQKEALSYYVKAAESNKNDFTTPRFLLKAGKTALALGQKEDALKYFTDIKENFDATPEAASVDVLIGLAQ, encoded by the coding sequence ATGGCTACTTACAATAAAAGAGGATATAAAGCACCAAAAGAAAAGGAAGTTAAAGAAGTAAATGAGGAACAACAAGTAATCATTGACGAGAAAGACAGCACAACAGCTGGTGTTTTTTCTAAGTTAGATGAAACTGCTTCTAAAACTGAGGATTGGGTTGCTAAAAATCAAAAAATCATTATTGGTTTAGTTGCCGGTATTGCGGTTGCGACAATTGGATATTTGGCTTACCAAAAATTTATTGAAGCGCCTAAACAAGATGAGGCTGCAAACGAAATGTTTGTTGCTCAACAAAATTTTCAAAAAGCAACAGACGGTGTAGCTAGTGATTCTTTATACAAATTGGCATTAAACGGTTCTGAAGGGAAATTCGGATTTGTTAAAATTGCTGACGAATATTCTGGAACTGATGCCGGAAACTTAGCAAACTACTATGCAGGTATGGCTTATTTGAATACAGGTAAATTTGACGATGCTATTAAATATTTAGGGGACTTTAAATCAGAAGATTTGATTTTAAGTGCTTTGGCTAAAGGAGCAATCGGAGATGCTTACTCTCAAAAAAATCAACAAAAAGAAGCTTTAAGCTATTATGTAAAAGCGGCTGAATCTAATAAAAACGATTTTACAACACCTCGTTTCTTGCTAAAAGCCGGTAAAACTGCTTTGGCTTTAGGTCAAAAAGAAGATGCTTTAAAGTATTTTACAGACATCAAAGAAAACTTCGATGCAACTCCGGAAGCTGCTTCTGTTGATGTATTGATTGGATTAGCACAATAA